From Armatimonadota bacterium, one genomic window encodes:
- a CDS encoding AAA family ATPase, whose product MQALAHRALEQSANGGRSLEVIASLRSALDDLAEAGDTFAAARVADFLTAEITAPLWVCEPLVAGGGISFLFSPPGVGKSLLSFELARCVARGEPFLGRFNTTGGPAIVFNLEMAAPQFQHRLRLFEHHHPVGDAALYLVSESLALTDSASFARFRALCESIGPAMVVVDPLIRAMPGVKLNLAEEVGPALAPIADLARTMGFALLAIHHTRKDGGRAGLDSLADSRDFAARADIALLMQAVGEDGLLRVTCEKTRWGDPPPPFCLRIESDPKGYPAILPAEAPNAKNEVLELLAMQSPLTTGEILAELEGVKSRPQVNRALKDLHEAGCIQRVRRGLWALPETSENRGGER is encoded by the coding sequence GTGCAGGCGCTTGCTCACCGGGCGCTTGAGCAGAGTGCGAATGGTGGCCGGAGCCTGGAGGTCATCGCGTCGCTGCGCTCGGCGCTCGACGACCTGGCCGAGGCCGGCGATACCTTCGCCGCCGCGCGGGTCGCCGACTTCCTGACCGCGGAAATCACGGCGCCGCTGTGGGTGTGTGAACCGCTTGTGGCCGGCGGCGGCATCAGTTTCCTGTTCTCGCCCCCGGGTGTCGGCAAGTCCTTGTTGAGTTTTGAGCTTGCGCGCTGTGTGGCCCGAGGCGAGCCATTCCTGGGGCGTTTCAATACCACCGGCGGCCCGGCTATCGTGTTCAACCTGGAAATGGCCGCCCCGCAGTTCCAGCATCGTCTGCGGCTGTTCGAGCACCACCACCCAGTCGGCGACGCTGCCCTGTATCTGGTCAGCGAATCGTTAGCTCTCACTGACTCGGCATCCTTCGCCCGCTTCAGGGCGCTCTGCGAGTCCATCGGCCCAGCGATGGTGGTCGTTGACCCCCTCATCCGCGCGATGCCAGGCGTGAAACTGAACCTGGCCGAGGAGGTCGGCCCCGCGCTGGCCCCCATCGCTGACTTGGCGCGCACAATGGGCTTCGCGCTGCTTGCCATTCATCACACGCGCAAGGACGGGGGGCGGGCGGGCCTTGATTCCCTCGCCGACAGCCGCGACTTCGCGGCGCGGGCGGACATCGCGCTGCTCATGCAGGCGGTGGGCGAGGACGGCCTGCTGCGGGTCACCTGCGAGAAAACTAGGTGGGGAGATCCGCCGCCGCCGTTCTGCCTACGCATAGAGAGTGACCCGAAGGGATACCCGGCCATCCTGCCCGCCGAGGCACCGAACGCGAAGAACGAAGTCCTCGAGTTGCTGGCGATGCAGTCGCCCCTGACCACCGGGGAGATTCTCGCCGAATTGGAGGGCGTGAAGAGCCGCCCACAGGTCAACCGTGCGTTGAAAGACCTGCATGAGGCGGGGTGCATTCAACGGGTGCGGCGGGGCCTGTGGGCACTGCCCGAAACGTCCGAAAACAGGGGTGGCGAGAGGTGA